In Candidatus Contubernalis alkalaceticus, the genomic window AAGAGGTAAACCTTTTTCTCCTTATAAAGAACAGGGGTGTCATCAACCTTAACAACATCCACTTCAGGGTTAATTTTTATCCCTAAAGTTGTGATCACCCTATTATTTACCTTCACCTGCCCTTTCTTTATCAACTCTTCACTGGCTCTTCGGGAAGCGACTCCCGCCAGGGCCAGGTATTTTTGCAGCCTCAATCTTTCTCCCTCCGTTACATCCTCAATTAGTATGTTGAAATTCAATTCCAGCATCATATCTAAACCTATTTATATATTTTACCACGAAATTTAGTATAAATCCTTTAAATCTTTAAGGTAGCGTTAGGTAAGATCACCCCCCAAAAACTTTATTGCATATTAATACAGCCGCTAAAAAGCCGGCCATGTCTGCCAAGAGTCCCACCGTCAATGAATGTCTGATTTTTTTTATGCCTACGCTGCCAAAATAAACTGTTAATACAAAAAAGGTTGTGTCGGTGCTGCCCATCATGGTAGAAGCAATCCTTCCCACTAAAGAATCGGGGCCTTTATTCTGCAAAATTTCTGTAGTAATAGCCAGGGCACTGCTGCCGGAGACAGGCCTCATAATAGCCAGGGGAAGAATATCAGATGGAATACTTAAAAGATTAAAAAGTGGCATTAAAAAATGGGTGATAACATCCATGGCACCGGACTCTCGCAAGAGAGTAATAGCCACCAGCATTGCAATCAAAAAGGGAATCAGTTTTACTGCGGTATCAAACCCCTCCTTAGCTCCCTCTACAAAAACGTCAAAAACTTTAACCCCCTTAATATTGGCATATACCAGGGTTATCAATATAATTGCCGGGATCGTCCATACAGATATGATACTTATCATTTTTCCCAACATCTAAGACATTCCACCTTTCTTTCTTTCAAGAAAGCGATAACCCCGGTCAAATAATATGGCAACGGTAGTGGAGGTAGCTGTGGCAATCAGAGTAGTGCCGATAATTTCCGTAGGATTCATAGAACCTGTGGCAGAACGCAGGGCAATCACTGTAGCCGGAACCAGGGTTAAGCTGGAGGTATTGATGGCCAAAAAAGTGCACATATCTAAGGAAGCCGTATCTTTTTTAGGGTTCAGCTGCTGCATTTTTTCCATCGCTTTCAATCCAAAGGGAGTAGCCGCATTACCCATACCCAAAAGGTTAGCACTCATATTCATTAAAATTGCGCTCATAGCCGGATGGTTTTTGGGAATTCCCGGAAACAAGAAGGCTGCCACAGGCCTCAAGATTTTAATAATCACATTGATTAGACCGGATTCCTCAATAATTCGCATTATCCCCAGCCAAAATGCCATTATACTGATTAACCCAATGCATATGCTTACAGCCTGCTCCGCTGCAGAAAAAATTACTTCAGGTACGATGCTTATTCTTCCAAAAAAACCGGCAGTTACAATACCTATAAGCATTAAATAAAACCACAGGCGGTTGATCAATCAAAACACTCCAATCTAAATAGCATGAACCAGCCATTTTTTAAATGAATTAAAAAGAGTAATGAAGACATTTTTTTTATTAATGGATTCACCCGCTAACAAATTGACACTCTTAAGCTCTTCCCCCTGAAGGATCACTGTTATTTCACCTAAAACCTGCCCTTCTTTGATAGGGGCTTTTAAAGCAGATTTATCTACCAGTACCCTGTATTCAACCAGCTCTTCCTCTTCTTCTTCCAAAGGGAGGGTAAAACTGGCAGCGGTCACCAACCTTACTTTATCCTGATCCCCCCCCTCTACCTCCACGGTTTTAATAAACTGCTGATATTCCATCAGTTCACTGGG contains:
- a CDS encoding spore maturation protein; translated protein: MLGKMISIISVWTIPAIILITLVYANIKGVKVFDVFVEGAKEGFDTAVKLIPFLIAMLVAITLLRESGAMDVITHFLMPLFNLLSIPSDILPLAIMRPVSGSSALAITTEILQNKGPDSLVGRIASTMMGSTDTTFFVLTVYFGSVGIKKIRHSLTVGLLADMAGFLAAVLICNKVFGG
- a CDS encoding nucleoside recognition domain-containing protein, which encodes MINRLWFYLMLIGIVTAGFFGRISIVPEVIFSAAEQAVSICIGLISIMAFWLGIMRIIEESGLINVIIKILRPVAAFLFPGIPKNHPAMSAILMNMSANLLGMGNAATPFGLKAMEKMQQLNPKKDTASLDMCTFLAINTSSLTLVPATVIALRSATGSMNPTEIIGTTLIATATSTTVAILFDRGYRFLERKKGGMS